A single genomic interval of Mangifera indica cultivar Alphonso chromosome 5, CATAS_Mindica_2.1, whole genome shotgun sequence harbors:
- the LOC123217147 gene encoding uncharacterized protein LOC123217147 isoform X2 has protein sequence MVENLILYHCSYLILSLLLIFSSSTSRCYTFSVSSFRYPETRLKPFDSRYIRFDLPPWFSSLSIQLESNVDLDIKRIAKVPLSALPLICLRDGSLPLPDVSETTLNGLVLGALSNGSSKGLQNLENVEQCFPMQKNISVKLTNEQIPSGVWYLGLFNGVGDTRTQSKMIVRGLSHSFIVNISVEGCTTSTIWGQFCNQTVNSLFCVQSNSYNLTGNISDSEVNNRTTVNVVSCRNSFNTLCHGIGETNVYSLDVVGITEQLTIMAMNVRFNMTPSNNTVNVTGTSMMCFARHGALPSATLYDFSADIHQDPLTIPSPKVGRWYITVIPVNLSKEIGDIHDIYAQVCYSLEWQVLECPMGKAGPNCTWERYNLQTGIRRSYLFESSYRPVSGKVPTDSADFPLEPLLSNSSYGESDDIWTYFLMDVPVGAAGGNVHIQLESDTEITYEIYAKFGGLPSLQSWDYYYANRTKSSTGSTFFKLYNSSEVKVDFYILYAREGTWGFGIRNVNKSISETIMSISLERCPRRCSDHGHCRYAFDASGLTSYSYCSCDRDHGGFDCSVEIVSRQRHIWQSISLIASNAAALLPAYLALRRKAFAEWVLFTSSGISSGLYHACDVGTWCALSYNVLQFMDFWLSFMAVVSTFVYLTTFDEAFKRTIHTAVAILTALVAITKATRSSNIILVLSIGTLVLLLGWVVELSTKFRSFSFSIEFFRSLLGRQQTVTQRLRDLIKTLLRQFQWAFVLAGFAALAMAAISWNLESSENYWIWHSVWHVTIYTSSFFFLCSKVDNVNSENQTPVEGSYELTRQDSIPRDDGTE, from the exons ATGGTGGAGAATTTGATTCTCTACCATTGTTCTTATCTGATTCTCAgtcttttgttgattttttccTCTTCCACTAGTCGCTGTTATACTTTCTCTGTATCCAGTTTTAGATACCCTGAAACCCGGCTCAAACCATTTGATTCGCGTTATATCAGAT TTGATTTGCCACCATGGTTCTCGTCATTGTCTATACAGTTGGAATCAAACGTAGACCTT GATATCAAAAGGATAGCAAAAGTCCCCTTAAGTGCTCTGCCATTGATCTGCTTGAGAGATGGTAGTCTCCCCCTGCCAGATGTCTCAGAGACTACTCTAAATGGTTTAG TGTTAGGTGCTCTCTCTAATGGATCTTCCAAGGGATTACAAAATCTTGAGAATGTGGAACAGTGTTTTCCAATGCAGAAAAATATATCAGTGAAGTTGACAAATGAGCAG ATACCTTCAGGAGTTTGGTATCTTGGTCTTTTCAATGGTGTTGGAGATACAAGGACGCAATCAAAGATG ATTGTTCGGGGTCTGTCACACTCTTTCATTGTCAACATTAGTGTAGAAGGATGTACAACCTCAACAATATGGGGCCAGTTCTGCAACCAGACAGTCAACTCTCTATTTTGTGTTCAGTCTAACAGTTATAATCTTACTGGAAACATTTCTGATAGTGAGGTGAACAATAGGACAACTGTAAATGTGGTTTCTTGCAGAAACTCTTTTAACACTCTTTGCCATGGAATTGGTGAAACTAATGTCTACTCCTTGGATGTCGTTGGAATCACAGAACAATTAACCATTATGGCTATGAATGTCAGGTTCAATATGACACCTTCAAATAACACAGTAAATGTTACTGGAACTAGCATGATGTGTTTTGCTCGTCATGGTGCACTGCCTTCGGCAactttatatgatttttcaGCTGATATACATCAAGACCCATTGACTATTCCGTCACCTAAGGTTGGTCGCTGGTATATTACTGTTATACCTGTTAATCTTTCAAAAGAAATTGGAGATATTCATGATATTTATGCACAAGTTTGCTATTCTTTGGAATGGCAAGTACTTGAATGTCCCATGGGGAAGGCCGGACCGAATTGTACATGGGAAAGATATAATCTTCAG ACAGGAATCAGGAGGTCATACCTGTTTGAATCCAGTTATAGACCTGTCAGTGGAAAAGTCCCCACAGATTCTGCTGATTTTCCTCTTGAACCTCTTTTAAGCAACTCTTCTTATGGAGAATCAGATGATATTTGGACTTATTTTCTCATGGATGTTCCTGTGGGGGCAGCTGGAGGAAATGTCCACATCCAACTGGAATCAGATACAGAGATAACATATGAAATATATGCTAAATTTGGAGGATTACCATCTCTTCAGAGCTGGGACTATTACTATGCAAACAGAACAAAGAGCAGTACTGGTTCTACGTTCTTCAAGTTGTATAATTCAAGTGAAGTAAAGGTTgatttttatatcttatatgCTAGAGAAGGAACTTGGGGTTTTGGAATAAGAAATGTCAATAAGTCTATTAGTGAGACTATCATGTCTATTTCCCTTGAAAGATGCCCTAGAAGATGCTCAGATCATGGGCACTGCAGATATGCTTTTGATGCAAGTGGATTGACATCATACAG CTACTGCTCGTGTGATCGTGACCATGGAGGCTTTGACTGCAGTGTTGAAATTGTGTCTCGTCAAC GGCACATATGGCAATCGATTTCTCTCATTGCATCAAATGCTGCTGCTCTACTTCCTGCCTATCTTGCTCTTCGACGGAAG GCATTTGCAGAATGGGTACTCTTCACATCTAGTGGTATTTCAAGTGGATTATATCATGCATGTGATGTTGGCACCTGGTGTGCATTATCCTATAATGTCTTACAG TTTATGGACTTCTGGCTCTCTTTCATGGCTGTGGTGAGCACTTTTGTGTATCTAACCACTTTTGATGAAGCTTTTAAAAGGACAATTCACACAGCAGTAGCTATCCTTACGGCACTTGTGGCTATTACAAAGGCAACGAG GTCTTCCAATATTATTCTTGTGCTATCGATTGGGAcacttgttcttcttcttgGATGGGTGGTGGAGCTCTCTACTAAGTTTAGGTCGTTTTccttttcaattgaattttttaggaGCTTGCTGGGCAG GCAGCAAACTGTTACACAAAGGCTTCGTGATTTGATCAAGACATTATTGCGACAGTTCCAATGGGCATTTGTACTAGCAGGTTTTGCAGCACTAGCAATGGCAGCAATAAGTTGGAATTTAGAAAGCAGTGAAAATTACTGGATTTGGCATAG CGTTTGGCATGTCACCATATACAcatcttccttcttcttcctttgttCAAAAGTCGATAACGTAAACAGTGAGAATCAAACGCCAGTAGAGGGAAGCTATGAGTTAACCCGCCAGGATTCAATCCCAAGAGATGATGGGACGGAATGA
- the LOC123217147 gene encoding uncharacterized protein LOC123217147 isoform X1, which yields MVENLILYHCSYLILSLLLIFSSSTSRCYTFSVSSFRYPETRLKPFDSRYIRFDLPPWFSSLSIQLESNVDLDIKRIAKVPLSALPLICLRDGSLPLPDVSETTLNGLVLGALSNGSSKGLQNLENVEQCFPMQKNISVKLTNEQIPSGVWYLGLFNGVGDTRTQSKMIVRGLSHSFIVNISVEGCTTSTIWGQFCNQTVNSLFCVQSNSYNLTGNISDSEVNNRTTVNVVSCRNSFNTLCHGIGETNVYSLDVVGITEQLTIMAMNVRFNMTPSNNTVNVTGTSMMCFARHGALPSATLYDFSADIHQDPLTIPSPKVGRWYITVIPVNLSKEIGDIHDIYAQVCYSLEWQVLECPMGKAGPNCTWERYNLQTGIRRSYLFESSYRPVSGKVPTDSADFPLEPLLSNSSYGESDDIWTYFLMDVPVGAAGGNVHIQLESDTEITYEIYAKFGGLPSLQSWDYYYANRTKSSTGSTFFKLYNSSEVKVDFYILYAREGTWGFGIRNVNKSISETIMSISLERCPRRCSDHGHCRYAFDASGLTSYSYCSCDRDHGGFDCSVEIVSRQRHIWQSISLIASNAAALLPAYLALRRKAFAEWVLFTSSGISSGLYHACDVGTWCALSYNVLQFMDFWLSFMAVVSTFVYLTTFDEAFKRTIHTAVAILTALVAITKATRSSNIILVLSIGTLVLLLGWVVELSTKFRSFSFSIEFFRSLLGSRQQTVTQRLRDLIKTLLRQFQWAFVLAGFAALAMAAISWNLESSENYWIWHSVWHVTIYTSSFFFLCSKVDNVNSENQTPVEGSYELTRQDSIPRDDGTE from the exons ATGGTGGAGAATTTGATTCTCTACCATTGTTCTTATCTGATTCTCAgtcttttgttgattttttccTCTTCCACTAGTCGCTGTTATACTTTCTCTGTATCCAGTTTTAGATACCCTGAAACCCGGCTCAAACCATTTGATTCGCGTTATATCAGAT TTGATTTGCCACCATGGTTCTCGTCATTGTCTATACAGTTGGAATCAAACGTAGACCTT GATATCAAAAGGATAGCAAAAGTCCCCTTAAGTGCTCTGCCATTGATCTGCTTGAGAGATGGTAGTCTCCCCCTGCCAGATGTCTCAGAGACTACTCTAAATGGTTTAG TGTTAGGTGCTCTCTCTAATGGATCTTCCAAGGGATTACAAAATCTTGAGAATGTGGAACAGTGTTTTCCAATGCAGAAAAATATATCAGTGAAGTTGACAAATGAGCAG ATACCTTCAGGAGTTTGGTATCTTGGTCTTTTCAATGGTGTTGGAGATACAAGGACGCAATCAAAGATG ATTGTTCGGGGTCTGTCACACTCTTTCATTGTCAACATTAGTGTAGAAGGATGTACAACCTCAACAATATGGGGCCAGTTCTGCAACCAGACAGTCAACTCTCTATTTTGTGTTCAGTCTAACAGTTATAATCTTACTGGAAACATTTCTGATAGTGAGGTGAACAATAGGACAACTGTAAATGTGGTTTCTTGCAGAAACTCTTTTAACACTCTTTGCCATGGAATTGGTGAAACTAATGTCTACTCCTTGGATGTCGTTGGAATCACAGAACAATTAACCATTATGGCTATGAATGTCAGGTTCAATATGACACCTTCAAATAACACAGTAAATGTTACTGGAACTAGCATGATGTGTTTTGCTCGTCATGGTGCACTGCCTTCGGCAactttatatgatttttcaGCTGATATACATCAAGACCCATTGACTATTCCGTCACCTAAGGTTGGTCGCTGGTATATTACTGTTATACCTGTTAATCTTTCAAAAGAAATTGGAGATATTCATGATATTTATGCACAAGTTTGCTATTCTTTGGAATGGCAAGTACTTGAATGTCCCATGGGGAAGGCCGGACCGAATTGTACATGGGAAAGATATAATCTTCAG ACAGGAATCAGGAGGTCATACCTGTTTGAATCCAGTTATAGACCTGTCAGTGGAAAAGTCCCCACAGATTCTGCTGATTTTCCTCTTGAACCTCTTTTAAGCAACTCTTCTTATGGAGAATCAGATGATATTTGGACTTATTTTCTCATGGATGTTCCTGTGGGGGCAGCTGGAGGAAATGTCCACATCCAACTGGAATCAGATACAGAGATAACATATGAAATATATGCTAAATTTGGAGGATTACCATCTCTTCAGAGCTGGGACTATTACTATGCAAACAGAACAAAGAGCAGTACTGGTTCTACGTTCTTCAAGTTGTATAATTCAAGTGAAGTAAAGGTTgatttttatatcttatatgCTAGAGAAGGAACTTGGGGTTTTGGAATAAGAAATGTCAATAAGTCTATTAGTGAGACTATCATGTCTATTTCCCTTGAAAGATGCCCTAGAAGATGCTCAGATCATGGGCACTGCAGATATGCTTTTGATGCAAGTGGATTGACATCATACAG CTACTGCTCGTGTGATCGTGACCATGGAGGCTTTGACTGCAGTGTTGAAATTGTGTCTCGTCAAC GGCACATATGGCAATCGATTTCTCTCATTGCATCAAATGCTGCTGCTCTACTTCCTGCCTATCTTGCTCTTCGACGGAAG GCATTTGCAGAATGGGTACTCTTCACATCTAGTGGTATTTCAAGTGGATTATATCATGCATGTGATGTTGGCACCTGGTGTGCATTATCCTATAATGTCTTACAG TTTATGGACTTCTGGCTCTCTTTCATGGCTGTGGTGAGCACTTTTGTGTATCTAACCACTTTTGATGAAGCTTTTAAAAGGACAATTCACACAGCAGTAGCTATCCTTACGGCACTTGTGGCTATTACAAAGGCAACGAG GTCTTCCAATATTATTCTTGTGCTATCGATTGGGAcacttgttcttcttcttgGATGGGTGGTGGAGCTCTCTACTAAGTTTAGGTCGTTTTccttttcaattgaattttttaggaGCTTGCTGGGCAG TAGGCAGCAAACTGTTACACAAAGGCTTCGTGATTTGATCAAGACATTATTGCGACAGTTCCAATGGGCATTTGTACTAGCAGGTTTTGCAGCACTAGCAATGGCAGCAATAAGTTGGAATTTAGAAAGCAGTGAAAATTACTGGATTTGGCATAG CGTTTGGCATGTCACCATATACAcatcttccttcttcttcctttgttCAAAAGTCGATAACGTAAACAGTGAGAATCAAACGCCAGTAGAGGGAAGCTATGAGTTAACCCGCCAGGATTCAATCCCAAGAGATGATGGGACGGAATGA
- the LOC123217147 gene encoding uncharacterized protein LOC123217147 isoform X3 codes for MQKNISVKLTNEQIPSGVWYLGLFNGVGDTRTQSKMIVRGLSHSFIVNISVEGCTTSTIWGQFCNQTVNSLFCVQSNSYNLTGNISDSEVNNRTTVNVVSCRNSFNTLCHGIGETNVYSLDVVGITEQLTIMAMNVRFNMTPSNNTVNVTGTSMMCFARHGALPSATLYDFSADIHQDPLTIPSPKVGRWYITVIPVNLSKEIGDIHDIYAQVCYSLEWQVLECPMGKAGPNCTWERYNLQTGIRRSYLFESSYRPVSGKVPTDSADFPLEPLLSNSSYGESDDIWTYFLMDVPVGAAGGNVHIQLESDTEITYEIYAKFGGLPSLQSWDYYYANRTKSSTGSTFFKLYNSSEVKVDFYILYAREGTWGFGIRNVNKSISETIMSISLERCPRRCSDHGHCRYAFDASGLTSYSYCSCDRDHGGFDCSVEIVSRQRHIWQSISLIASNAAALLPAYLALRRKAFAEWVLFTSSGISSGLYHACDVGTWCALSYNVLQFMDFWLSFMAVVSTFVYLTTFDEAFKRTIHTAVAILTALVAITKATRSSNIILVLSIGTLVLLLGWVVELSTKFRSFSFSIEFFRSLLGSRQQTVTQRLRDLIKTLLRQFQWAFVLAGFAALAMAAISWNLESSENYWIWHSVWHVTIYTSSFFFLCSKVDNVNSENQTPVEGSYELTRQDSIPRDDGTE; via the exons ATGCAGAAAAATATATCAGTGAAGTTGACAAATGAGCAG ATACCTTCAGGAGTTTGGTATCTTGGTCTTTTCAATGGTGTTGGAGATACAAGGACGCAATCAAAGATG ATTGTTCGGGGTCTGTCACACTCTTTCATTGTCAACATTAGTGTAGAAGGATGTACAACCTCAACAATATGGGGCCAGTTCTGCAACCAGACAGTCAACTCTCTATTTTGTGTTCAGTCTAACAGTTATAATCTTACTGGAAACATTTCTGATAGTGAGGTGAACAATAGGACAACTGTAAATGTGGTTTCTTGCAGAAACTCTTTTAACACTCTTTGCCATGGAATTGGTGAAACTAATGTCTACTCCTTGGATGTCGTTGGAATCACAGAACAATTAACCATTATGGCTATGAATGTCAGGTTCAATATGACACCTTCAAATAACACAGTAAATGTTACTGGAACTAGCATGATGTGTTTTGCTCGTCATGGTGCACTGCCTTCGGCAactttatatgatttttcaGCTGATATACATCAAGACCCATTGACTATTCCGTCACCTAAGGTTGGTCGCTGGTATATTACTGTTATACCTGTTAATCTTTCAAAAGAAATTGGAGATATTCATGATATTTATGCACAAGTTTGCTATTCTTTGGAATGGCAAGTACTTGAATGTCCCATGGGGAAGGCCGGACCGAATTGTACATGGGAAAGATATAATCTTCAG ACAGGAATCAGGAGGTCATACCTGTTTGAATCCAGTTATAGACCTGTCAGTGGAAAAGTCCCCACAGATTCTGCTGATTTTCCTCTTGAACCTCTTTTAAGCAACTCTTCTTATGGAGAATCAGATGATATTTGGACTTATTTTCTCATGGATGTTCCTGTGGGGGCAGCTGGAGGAAATGTCCACATCCAACTGGAATCAGATACAGAGATAACATATGAAATATATGCTAAATTTGGAGGATTACCATCTCTTCAGAGCTGGGACTATTACTATGCAAACAGAACAAAGAGCAGTACTGGTTCTACGTTCTTCAAGTTGTATAATTCAAGTGAAGTAAAGGTTgatttttatatcttatatgCTAGAGAAGGAACTTGGGGTTTTGGAATAAGAAATGTCAATAAGTCTATTAGTGAGACTATCATGTCTATTTCCCTTGAAAGATGCCCTAGAAGATGCTCAGATCATGGGCACTGCAGATATGCTTTTGATGCAAGTGGATTGACATCATACAG CTACTGCTCGTGTGATCGTGACCATGGAGGCTTTGACTGCAGTGTTGAAATTGTGTCTCGTCAAC GGCACATATGGCAATCGATTTCTCTCATTGCATCAAATGCTGCTGCTCTACTTCCTGCCTATCTTGCTCTTCGACGGAAG GCATTTGCAGAATGGGTACTCTTCACATCTAGTGGTATTTCAAGTGGATTATATCATGCATGTGATGTTGGCACCTGGTGTGCATTATCCTATAATGTCTTACAG TTTATGGACTTCTGGCTCTCTTTCATGGCTGTGGTGAGCACTTTTGTGTATCTAACCACTTTTGATGAAGCTTTTAAAAGGACAATTCACACAGCAGTAGCTATCCTTACGGCACTTGTGGCTATTACAAAGGCAACGAG GTCTTCCAATATTATTCTTGTGCTATCGATTGGGAcacttgttcttcttcttgGATGGGTGGTGGAGCTCTCTACTAAGTTTAGGTCGTTTTccttttcaattgaattttttaggaGCTTGCTGGGCAG TAGGCAGCAAACTGTTACACAAAGGCTTCGTGATTTGATCAAGACATTATTGCGACAGTTCCAATGGGCATTTGTACTAGCAGGTTTTGCAGCACTAGCAATGGCAGCAATAAGTTGGAATTTAGAAAGCAGTGAAAATTACTGGATTTGGCATAG CGTTTGGCATGTCACCATATACAcatcttccttcttcttcctttgttCAAAAGTCGATAACGTAAACAGTGAGAATCAAACGCCAGTAGAGGGAAGCTATGAGTTAACCCGCCAGGATTCAATCCCAAGAGATGATGGGACGGAATGA
- the LOC123217149 gene encoding pentatricopeptide repeat-containing protein At2g46050, mitochondrial encodes MLSKCRASSVSSLHFKRQLSGSPNLSSAFTEQSKHYPSLLATLPTTSKPILELTHFKDFHSDHSFCSHALKVSASWPKFRFLQKGKQTHAHTIKLGLHNKLSLQNQILHVYVKCNKFDDTEKLFDEMLVKNVVTWNTVICGVLGCDFKFKSSPHLGIRYFKRMLLCKVGLDQITFNGLLRACVEIDDIEMGWQLHCFILKLGFDLNCFVSSALVDLYGKCGSVEDARRVFNEVVCRDLVLWNVMVSCYALNCLTAEAFRVFDLMLLEGQNGDEFTFSSLLNACGTLGSSELGRQIHGLIIKQLFDSDVSVASALVDMYAKSGNIDDAGRVFDAMTTKNLVSWNTMIVGYGKHGDGKEAMRLLRDMFRRNFYPDDLTLASILSSCGDLSIICETMQVHAYVVKYGFQAFLSVGNALIKAYSKCGSIASAFKCFSSVADPDLVTWTSMIGATAFHGLSGESIAIFERMLSSGIRPDKIAFLGVLSACSHGGLVNEGLHYFNLMINDYQIMPDSEHYTCLIDHLARAGLLHEAYDILASMPIEPRSDTLGAFIGACRVYGEAGLAKWAAEKLFHLEPDKPVNYTLVSNLYASEGYWSDVVRVRKKMRDNCNYKVPGCSWMESASSNSLRQPLN; translated from the coding sequence ATGCTCTCCAAATGCCGCGCTTCTTCAGTCTCCTCCCTTCATTTCAAACGACAGTTATCAGGCTCACCAAACCTCTCTTCAGCTTTCACAGAGCAGTCAAAACATTATCCATCTCTTCTCGCGACTCTACCCACTACCTCAAAGCCGATTCTGGAATTAACCCACTTCAAAGATTTCCATTCAGACCATTCTTTTTGCTCTCATGCCCTCAAGGTCTCAGCCAGCTGGCCCAAATTTCGTTTTCTTCAGAAAGGAAAACAAACACATGCACACACAATAAAGTTAGGACTACACAACAAATTGTCCTTGCAAAATCAGATATTGCATGTTTATGTTAAGTGCAATAAGTTTGATGATACAGAGaaattgtttgatgaaatgcttGTGAAGAATGTTGTGACATGGAATACAGTAATTTGTGGGGTTCTTGGTTGTGATTTTAAGTTCAAGTCAAGTCCGCATCTGGGTATTCGTTACTTCAAGAGAATGTTGTTATGCAAGGTGGGTTTAGATCAGATAACGTTTAATGGGTTGCTTCGTGCGTGTGTGGAAATTGATGATATCGAGATGGGTTGGCAATTGCATTGCTTTATACTGAAATtgggttttgatttgaattgtttTGTTAGCAGTGCTCTTGTTGATTTGTATGGGAAATGTGGTTCAGTTGAAGATGCGAGGCGGGTTTTTAATGAAGTTGTGTGTAGAGACTTAGTGTTGTGGAATGTGATGGTGTCTTGCTATGCCTTGAACTGCTTGACAGCTGAGGCTTTTCGGGTATTTGACTTGATGCTTTTGGAAGGCCAGAACGGGGATGAATTTACATTTTCTAGTTTGCTCAATGCATGTGGGACATTGGGATCTTCTGAATTGGGGAGGCAAATTCATGGCCTAATAATCAAACAGTTATTTGATTCAGATGTTTCAGTGGCTAGTGCACTCGTTGATATGTATGCCAAGAGTGGAAATATAGATGATGCTGGTAGAGTTTTTGATGCTATGACAACTAAAAATCTTGTTTCATGGAATACTATGATCGTAGGTTATGGTAAACATGGAGATGGAAAGGAGGCTATGAGACTTCTCAGAGATATGTTTCGAAGAAACTTTTACCCAGATGATCTTACCTTGGCTAGCATTCTTAGCTCATGTGGCGATTTATCTATCATTTGCGAAACCATGCAAGTTCATGCTTATGTGGTTAAATATGGATTTCAAGCTTTCCTGTCTGTTGGAAATGCTTTGATAAAGGCATACTCCAAATGTGGTAGCATTGCTAGTGCATTTAAATGCTTTAGTTCAGTTGCAGACCCCGATCTTGTTACATGGACTTCAATGATTGGTGCAACTGCATTCCACGGCCTTTCTGGAGAAAGTATTGCGATTTTTGAGAGGATGTTATCTAGTGGTATAAGGCCAGATAAAATTGCATTTTTAGGAGTTCTTTCTGCCTGTAGCCATGGTGGGCTAGTCAATGAGGGTCTGCATTACTTTAATTTGATGATCAATGACTATCAAATTATGCCAGATTCAGAGCATTACACTTGTCTCATTGACCACCTTGCTCGAGCCGGTCTGCTGCATGAAGCTTATGATATATTGGCATCAATGCCCATTGAACCTAGATCTGATACTCTCGGAGCATTCATCGGGGCATGCAGAGTTTATGGAGAAGCAGGATTAGCAAAATGGGCTGCAGAGAAGCTGTTTCACTTGGAACCTGACAAGCCTGTGAATTACACTCTTGTATCTAACTTGTATGCCTCAGAAGGGTATTGGTCTGATGTGGTGAGAGTGCGCAAAAAGATGAGGGACAATTGTAACTATAAAGTTCCAGGTTGTAGCTGGATGGAGAGTGCTAGTTCAAATAGTCTCAGGCAGCCGCTTAATTGA
- the LOC123217154 gene encoding probable E3 ubiquitin-protein ligase RHB1A isoform X2 has translation MGGCCCSSRKPHLHGTPVYYYYPPALEEQESLTSPSGGGSAFTGGLLVDFHLEGSTPDTFRPPPAPLPYDVVFGCPPSTDSESVKETISCGSFETLPTCEDLEELDLKNQASSLLVSPRKSEVAKLNESMVAEEDDTCPICLEEYDTENPKLITKCEHHFHLSCILEWKERSDSCPICDQEMIFDRTFD, from the exons ATGGGAGGCTGTTGTTGTTCTTCCAGGAAACCTCATCTACATGGAACACCTGTATACTACTAT TATCCACCAGCCTTGGAAGAGCAGGAGTCCTTAACATCTCCCAGTGGCGGAGGCTCTGCCTTTACAGGAGGACTCCTGGTTGATTTTCATCTGGAAGGATCAACACCTGACACTTTCCGGCCCCCTCCTGCACCTTTGCCATATGATGTTGTTTTCGGATGTCCACCATCAACAGATTCAGAGTCAGTTAAAGAAACTATTAGTTGCGGTAGTTTTGAAACATTACCCACATGTGAAGATCTTGAAGAATTAGACTTAAAAAATCAAGCTAGTTCTTTGCTTGTCTCACCAAGGAAATCAGAAGTTGCGAAATTAAATGAATCCATGGTGGCGGAAGAAGATGACACCTGTCCCATTTGTCTTGAAG AATATGATACAGAGAATCCGAAACTTATCACTAAATGTGAACATCATTTTCACCTCTCATGCATTTTGGAGTGGAAAGAAAGAAGTGACTCCTGCCCCATCTGTGATCAG GAAATGATATTCGATCGCACCTTTGATTAG
- the LOC123217154 gene encoding probable E3 ubiquitin-protein ligase RHB1A isoform X1, translated as MKIWGAVVLILNVFSWEGISGVSCGEATDGRRHMYPPALEEQESLTSPSGGGSAFTGGLLVDFHLEGSTPDTFRPPPAPLPYDVVFGCPPSTDSESVKETISCGSFETLPTCEDLEELDLKNQASSLLVSPRKSEVAKLNESMVAEEDDTCPICLEEYDTENPKLITKCEHHFHLSCILEWKERSDSCPICDQEMIFDRTFD; from the exons ATGAAAATATGGGGGGCTGTTGTTTTAAtcttaaatgttttttcttgGGAAGGGATTTCGGGTGTGTCCTGTGGGGAAGCCACTGACGGAAGAAGACACATG TATCCACCAGCCTTGGAAGAGCAGGAGTCCTTAACATCTCCCAGTGGCGGAGGCTCTGCCTTTACAGGAGGACTCCTGGTTGATTTTCATCTGGAAGGATCAACACCTGACACTTTCCGGCCCCCTCCTGCACCTTTGCCATATGATGTTGTTTTCGGATGTCCACCATCAACAGATTCAGAGTCAGTTAAAGAAACTATTAGTTGCGGTAGTTTTGAAACATTACCCACATGTGAAGATCTTGAAGAATTAGACTTAAAAAATCAAGCTAGTTCTTTGCTTGTCTCACCAAGGAAATCAGAAGTTGCGAAATTAAATGAATCCATGGTGGCGGAAGAAGATGACACCTGTCCCATTTGTCTTGAAG AATATGATACAGAGAATCCGAAACTTATCACTAAATGTGAACATCATTTTCACCTCTCATGCATTTTGGAGTGGAAAGAAAGAAGTGACTCCTGCCCCATCTGTGATCAG GAAATGATATTCGATCGCACCTTTGATTAG
- the LOC123217154 gene encoding probable E3 ubiquitin-protein ligase RHB1A isoform X3, whose translation MYPPALEEQESLTSPSGGGSAFTGGLLVDFHLEGSTPDTFRPPPAPLPYDVVFGCPPSTDSESVKETISCGSFETLPTCEDLEELDLKNQASSLLVSPRKSEVAKLNESMVAEEDDTCPICLEEYDTENPKLITKCEHHFHLSCILEWKERSDSCPICDQEMIFDRTFD comes from the exons ATG TATCCACCAGCCTTGGAAGAGCAGGAGTCCTTAACATCTCCCAGTGGCGGAGGCTCTGCCTTTACAGGAGGACTCCTGGTTGATTTTCATCTGGAAGGATCAACACCTGACACTTTCCGGCCCCCTCCTGCACCTTTGCCATATGATGTTGTTTTCGGATGTCCACCATCAACAGATTCAGAGTCAGTTAAAGAAACTATTAGTTGCGGTAGTTTTGAAACATTACCCACATGTGAAGATCTTGAAGAATTAGACTTAAAAAATCAAGCTAGTTCTTTGCTTGTCTCACCAAGGAAATCAGAAGTTGCGAAATTAAATGAATCCATGGTGGCGGAAGAAGATGACACCTGTCCCATTTGTCTTGAAG AATATGATACAGAGAATCCGAAACTTATCACTAAATGTGAACATCATTTTCACCTCTCATGCATTTTGGAGTGGAAAGAAAGAAGTGACTCCTGCCCCATCTGTGATCAG GAAATGATATTCGATCGCACCTTTGATTAG